The following are encoded in a window of Pseudomonas multiresinivorans genomic DNA:
- a CDS encoding protein-disulfide reductase DsbD: protein MRRLLTLLLLLVALPASAGLFDKPADKGGFAAGQPAKGDFLPVAEAFRVSVEDSDSQQVKLRFINADGYYLYQHRFSFKVEPADSGVSVGEVKLPPGKQHHDDYFGDTVVYYAITDIDVPLINPQHKPFTLVVNYQGCADKGLCYAPETTRLQIADGQAASVVAGAAPSAVAQSASSAGNPLAGLLGDHEPGKIKKLGRALVIFFLLGLALTFTPCVLPMLPILSGVVLRGRPGGMRGLALSLAYVLPMAACYAVLGTLMGLFGAKLNLQAMLQSPWVLIPFAAFFVVFAIAMFGVFEMRLPGFLRERLDNMANNTRGGSIAGAATLGVLSSLLVSPCVTAPLAGLLLYISSTGDAVGGGLLLFSLGLGMGTPLVIFAVGGGALLPKSGAWMNGVRNVFGVMLLAVAIWMLERLVSGPVALTLWGTLAGGVALAIGTLELGPKKPLQRLGQLFGLMLLVYAVAAWTGALRGESDPLHPLGRSGVRTHAGPPSATPGDWQNITSPAQLDAALRSASASGRPVLLDWYADWCISCKIIERQVLPAPEVQSQLPGFVLLRFDMTASTEEQRALLDRYNLFGPPALLFFSPKGDEWSDLRIIGETDAATLADRLKQAGTRS from the coding sequence ATGCGCCGCCTGCTTACCCTGCTCCTGCTTCTCGTCGCCCTGCCCGCCTCCGCCGGCTTGTTCGACAAACCCGCCGACAAGGGCGGCTTCGCCGCCGGACAACCGGCCAAGGGCGATTTCCTGCCGGTGGCCGAGGCCTTCCGCGTCAGCGTCGAGGACAGCGATAGCCAGCAGGTGAAACTGCGCTTCATCAATGCCGACGGCTACTACCTGTACCAGCACCGGTTCAGCTTCAAGGTCGAGCCCGCCGACAGCGGCGTGAGCGTCGGCGAAGTGAAGCTGCCGCCGGGCAAGCAGCACCATGACGATTATTTCGGCGACACCGTCGTCTACTACGCCATCACCGATATCGACGTACCGCTGATCAACCCGCAGCACAAACCCTTCACCCTGGTGGTCAACTACCAGGGCTGCGCCGACAAGGGCCTGTGCTACGCGCCGGAAACCACCCGCCTGCAGATCGCCGACGGCCAGGCCGCCAGCGTCGTGGCCGGCGCCGCGCCCTCCGCCGTCGCCCAATCCGCCTCCAGCGCGGGCAACCCGCTGGCCGGCCTGCTGGGCGACCACGAGCCGGGCAAGATCAAGAAACTCGGCCGCGCGCTGGTGATCTTCTTCCTGCTGGGCCTGGCGCTGACCTTCACCCCCTGCGTGCTACCGATGCTGCCGATCCTCTCCGGCGTGGTCCTGCGCGGCCGTCCGGGTGGCATGCGTGGCCTGGCGCTGTCGCTCGCCTACGTGCTGCCAATGGCGGCCTGCTACGCGGTGCTCGGCACGCTGATGGGCCTGTTCGGCGCCAAGCTCAACCTGCAGGCGATGCTGCAGTCGCCCTGGGTGCTGATCCCCTTCGCAGCGTTCTTCGTGGTCTTCGCCATCGCCATGTTCGGCGTGTTCGAGATGCGCCTGCCGGGCTTCCTGCGCGAACGCCTGGACAACATGGCCAACAACACCCGCGGCGGCTCCATCGCCGGCGCAGCGACCCTCGGCGTGCTCTCCAGCCTACTGGTATCGCCCTGTGTCACCGCCCCGCTGGCCGGCCTGCTGCTCTATATCAGCAGCACCGGCGACGCAGTGGGCGGCGGCCTGTTGCTGTTCTCCCTCGGCCTGGGCATGGGCACGCCGCTGGTGATCTTCGCCGTCGGCGGTGGGGCACTGCTGCCCAAGAGTGGCGCCTGGATGAACGGCGTGCGCAACGTCTTCGGCGTGATGCTGCTGGCGGTCGCCATCTGGATGCTCGAACGACTGGTCTCCGGCCCGGTGGCGCTGACGCTCTGGGGCACCCTCGCCGGCGGCGTCGCCCTGGCCATCGGCACCCTCGAACTGGGGCCGAAGAAGCCGCTGCAGCGCCTTGGGCAATTGTTTGGCCTGATGCTGCTGGTCTACGCCGTGGCCGCCTGGACCGGCGCCCTGCGCGGTGAATCCGACCCGCTGCACCCGCTGGGCCGCAGCGGTGTCAGGACCCACGCCGGTCCGCCCAGCGCCACTCCCGGCGACTGGCAGAACATCACCAGCCCGGCCCAACTGGATGCCGCCCTGCGCAGCGCCTCGGCCAGCGGCCGCCCGGTGCTGCTGGACTGGTACGCCGACTGGTGCATCAGCTGCAAGATCATCGAGCGCCAGGTATTGCCGGCGCCGGAGGTGCAGTCGCAGCTGCCCGGCTTCGTCCTGCTGCGCTTCGACATGACCGCCAGCACCGAAGAGCAGCGCGCCTTGCTCGACCGTTACAACCTGTTCGGCCCGCCCGCGCTGCTGTTCTTCTCGCCAAAAGGCGACGAATGGAGCGATCTGCGCATCATCGGCGAGACCGATGCCGCCACCCTCGCCGACCGCCTCAAACAGGCGGGAACGCGCTCCTGA
- a CDS encoding LysR family transcriptional regulator encodes MLSQLRDLDLQLLRLFVTVVECGGFSAAQGELGLSQPSISIQMAKLETRLGYRLCERGKGGFRLTPKGEHLLQSTRRLFVAIEGFRDEARGVADKLLGEVRIGLSEGLDVEVLAQLSGAIRRFRQRNEAVSLELVTATPAELERLLLQDRLHLAVGYFAGTQAALEHHTLFVEPQGLYCGAGHPAFTETKPTRDSLADADQVLHPYRFIAADEPLQTSRSSARCEQVDGSLAFILSGAHIGYLPKHVAQPWIERGQLRELLPDELGFDVAFSLTRHRGRHPGDAEQAFVSDLLAAFGQHAAD; translated from the coding sequence ATGCTCAGCCAATTGCGCGACCTCGACCTGCAGTTGCTGCGCCTGTTCGTCACCGTGGTGGAGTGCGGCGGCTTCAGCGCGGCGCAAGGTGAACTGGGCTTGAGCCAGCCGAGCATCAGCATCCAGATGGCCAAGCTGGAGACGCGCCTGGGCTATCGCCTGTGCGAACGCGGCAAGGGCGGCTTCCGCCTGACGCCCAAGGGCGAGCACCTGCTGCAATCGACGCGGCGCCTGTTCGTCGCCATCGAGGGCTTCCGCGACGAGGCGCGCGGCGTAGCGGACAAGCTGCTGGGCGAGGTGCGCATCGGCCTGTCAGAGGGCCTGGATGTGGAGGTGCTGGCGCAGTTGTCCGGGGCGATCCGGCGCTTCCGCCAGCGCAACGAAGCGGTCAGCCTGGAACTGGTGACAGCCACGCCCGCCGAGCTGGAGCGCCTGTTGCTGCAAGACCGGTTGCACCTGGCGGTCGGCTACTTCGCCGGCACCCAGGCGGCGCTGGAGCACCATACCCTGTTCGTCGAACCCCAGGGCCTTTATTGCGGTGCGGGCCATCCTGCGTTCACGGAAACGAAACCGACCCGCGATTCCCTGGCCGACGCCGACCAGGTGCTGCACCCCTACCGTTTCATCGCCGCCGACGAGCCATTGCAGACGAGCCGCAGCAGCGCGCGCTGCGAACAGGTGGACGGCAGCCTGGCCTTCATCCTTTCCGGCGCGCACATCGGCTATCTGCCCAAGCACGTCGCCCAGCCCTGGATCGAGCGCGGCCAACTGCGCGAACTGCTGCCCGACGAGCTGGGCTTCGACGTGGCCTTCAGCCTGACCCGCCACCGCGGCCGCCACCCCGGCGATGCCGAGCAGGCCTTCGTCAGCGATCTTCTGGCAGCCTTCGGCCAGCACGCGGCCGATTGA
- a CDS encoding polyamine ABC transporter substrate-binding protein — protein sequence MRVFLRASLAALAVALAIPLQAQERVLNLYNWADYVGADALQRFQKETGIRVKYDTFDSAEVLDSKLMTGRSGYDVVFPASSGLARAIQAKAVQPVDDAQLKNFANLDPELLAKLAAIDPGNRFGVPYTWGTVGLAINKDEVLKRIPDAPLDSLDLLFKPEYASRLADCGISLIDSPQEVISVALNYLGKSPYSTDPADLAQVRELLGKLQPNVRYIASGKHINDLANGSLCVALTYTGDALMGAAQAKQANKPFEVIYRIPKEGTLIWFDTMAIPVDAPHPQEARAFIDFMLRPESIAELTNTLYFANANQKATPLLNADVAGDPDIYPPAAMRQKLFGEQLLTLKQQRDRTRLWSAFRTRN from the coding sequence ATGCGTGTGTTCCTCCGGGCTTCCCTCGCGGCCTTGGCCGTGGCCCTGGCCATACCCTTGCAGGCGCAGGAGCGGGTGCTCAACCTCTATAACTGGGCGGATTACGTGGGCGCCGATGCGCTGCAGCGTTTCCAGAAGGAAACCGGCATCCGCGTCAAATACGACACCTTCGACAGCGCCGAGGTGCTCGACAGCAAGCTGATGACCGGCCGCAGCGGCTATGATGTCGTTTTCCCCGCCAGCAGCGGGCTGGCCCGCGCCATCCAGGCGAAGGCTGTGCAGCCGGTGGACGATGCGCAGTTGAAGAACTTCGCCAACCTCGACCCGGAACTGCTCGCCAAGCTGGCCGCCATCGATCCGGGCAACCGCTTCGGCGTGCCCTACACCTGGGGCACCGTGGGCCTGGCGATCAACAAGGACGAGGTGCTCAAGCGCATCCCCGACGCGCCGCTGGATAGCCTCGACCTATTGTTCAAGCCCGAGTACGCCAGCCGCCTGGCCGATTGCGGCATCTCGCTGATCGACTCGCCCCAGGAAGTCATCAGCGTGGCGCTGAACTACCTCGGCAAGTCGCCGTACAGCACTGATCCGGCCGACCTTGCCCAGGTGCGCGAGCTGCTGGGCAAGCTGCAACCCAACGTGCGCTACATCGCCAGCGGCAAGCACATCAATGACCTGGCCAATGGTTCGCTGTGCGTCGCCCTGACCTACACCGGCGACGCGCTGATGGGCGCTGCGCAGGCCAAGCAGGCGAACAAGCCGTTCGAGGTGATCTACCGGATACCCAAGGAGGGCACGCTGATCTGGTTCGACACCATGGCCATCCCGGTGGACGCGCCGCACCCGCAGGAGGCGCGGGCCTTCATTGACTTCATGCTGCGCCCGGAGTCCATCGCCGAACTGACCAATACGTTGTACTTCGCCAACGCCAACCAGAAGGCCACGCCGCTGCTCAACGCCGACGTGGCGGGAGACCCGGACATCTACCCGCCGGCGGCGATGCGCCAGAAGTTGTTCGGCGAGCAATTGCTGACGCTCAAGCAGCAGCGCGACCGCACGCGGCTGTGGTCGGCGTTCCGTACCCGCAACTGA
- the speB gene encoding agmatinase has product MDLAQDNDQAITRDSLYGTAAESTYAGITSFMRRRYSRDLRGVDLVVSGVPFDTATTNRPGSRFGPRAIRAASVQMAWARHFPWEFDPFDHLAVIDYGDCSFDHGVPQETPEVIEAHAARILDAGCALLTLGGDHFISYPLLKAHAKKHGPLSLIHFDAHSDTWPDEDCQRIDHGTMFYHAAREGLVDPSRSVQVGLRTTNDDVMGFQVLDAREVHRHSPQAIAERIRARVGDNPVYLTFDIDCLDPAFAPGTGTPVCGGLSSHQALEVLRALRGINLVGMDVVEVAPPYDSAEITALAGATLAMEMVCLYAARHKLGER; this is encoded by the coding sequence ATGGATCTCGCCCAAGACAACGACCAGGCCATCACCCGCGACAGCCTATACGGCACCGCTGCCGAATCCACCTACGCCGGCATCACCAGTTTCATGCGCCGCCGCTACAGCCGCGACCTGCGCGGCGTGGACCTGGTGGTCAGCGGTGTGCCCTTCGACACCGCCACCACCAACCGTCCCGGCAGCCGCTTCGGGCCGCGGGCGATTCGTGCCGCCTCGGTGCAGATGGCGTGGGCCCGGCACTTCCCCTGGGAGTTCGACCCCTTCGACCACCTGGCGGTGATCGACTACGGCGACTGCTCCTTCGACCACGGCGTGCCGCAGGAAACCCCGGAAGTCATCGAAGCCCACGCTGCGCGCATCCTCGATGCCGGTTGCGCGCTGCTGACCCTGGGTGGCGATCACTTCATCAGCTACCCGCTGCTCAAGGCCCACGCGAAGAAGCACGGCCCGCTGTCGCTGATCCACTTCGACGCGCACAGCGACACCTGGCCCGACGAGGACTGCCAGCGCATCGACCACGGCACCATGTTCTACCACGCGGCCCGCGAGGGATTGGTGGACCCTTCGCGCTCGGTGCAGGTCGGCCTGCGCACCACCAACGACGACGTGATGGGCTTCCAGGTGCTGGACGCCCGCGAAGTCCATCGTCACTCGCCGCAAGCCATCGCCGAGCGCATCCGCGCACGGGTCGGCGACAACCCGGTGTACCTGACCTTCGACATCGACTGCCTCGACCCGGCCTTCGCTCCGGGCACCGGCACGCCGGTGTGCGGCGGGTTGAGCTCGCACCAGGCGCTGGAAGTCCTCCGCGCATTGCGTGGCATCAACCTGGTGGGGATGGATGTGGTGGAAGTCGCGCCGCCCTACGATAGCGCCGAGATCACCGCCCTGGCCGGCGCGACCCTGGCGATGGAGATGGTTTGCCTGTATGCGGCACGGCACAAGCTGGGCGAGCGTTGA
- a CDS encoding methyl-accepting chemotaxis protein produces MRLKLLTNLNTFLLLLVCLALGATLWWSQRALERPFTLMDRYLELSQGFERKVAQNIQAYLASGDALKQKAAQQALDELAAELPQLPDSLSQLLGQRLDELRQFSGNQLLAAGKLAGDPQGLLLQAERDLLAALDQLGAYADASQNPAAAEYRPPLLQAGLHLTRLAHARAKLVESGNPALAEDIQRELETLRQLAERIDALPLLGVLEQQASASDDFAAMMGLESQPAAEAQSEDRGVTLKRDLASVLRRYPDELDRTRQLVAQRQELASATAQRLGAVQQALATLEPQVREERSKIQAQVRVIQGALIALILATALLIDTLQRRLARVLGQLVPALSTWARGDFATPIALNTRTRDLVELQESLNRLRDFLGTLVGTIHQRAEEVAGSSRALAELSGGLHAGAERQASDTGEIRDALGDMEAAIQQVAGDASQAASASHAAGAAVEQGQQVIGNSLNGMRALVDEVQSNAQAIENLAEESATIGNVLGVIRSIAEQTNLLALNAAIEAARAGEQGRGFAVVAEEVRSLALRTAGATEEIQQLTKRLQQAARQSVEAMRSQVEHAEITANQAGAAEGALDEVVGAIRTIASMAERIAESSAQQSGAVSEIRSHSERIHELGSQNLRLIGQGRSQGEQLQELGGALHTAVRAFRV; encoded by the coding sequence ATGCGCCTCAAGCTGCTCACCAACCTCAACACCTTCCTGCTCCTGCTCGTCTGCCTCGCGCTGGGCGCCACCCTTTGGTGGTCGCAACGTGCACTGGAGCGCCCCTTCACGCTGATGGACCGCTACCTGGAACTCTCCCAGGGCTTCGAGCGCAAGGTGGCGCAGAACATCCAGGCGTACCTCGCCAGCGGCGACGCACTCAAGCAGAAAGCCGCGCAGCAGGCGTTGGACGAACTGGCCGCGGAGCTGCCGCAACTGCCGGACAGCCTCAGCCAATTGCTCGGCCAGCGCCTCGACGAACTGCGCCAGTTCAGCGGCAACCAGTTGCTCGCCGCCGGCAAGCTGGCGGGTGATCCGCAGGGGCTGCTGCTGCAGGCCGAGCGTGACCTGCTGGCCGCACTGGACCAGCTCGGCGCCTACGCCGACGCCAGCCAGAACCCTGCCGCCGCCGAGTACCGCCCCCCGCTGCTGCAGGCCGGCCTGCACCTGACGCGCCTGGCCCACGCCCGCGCCAAGCTGGTGGAAAGCGGCAACCCGGCACTGGCCGAGGATATCCAGCGCGAGCTGGAAACCCTGCGCCAGCTGGCTGAGCGCATCGACGCCCTGCCGCTGCTGGGCGTGCTGGAACAGCAGGCATCGGCCTCCGACGACTTCGCCGCGATGATGGGCCTGGAATCCCAACCGGCCGCCGAGGCGCAGAGCGAAGATCGCGGCGTCACCCTCAAGCGCGACCTTGCCAGTGTTTTGCGTCGCTACCCCGACGAACTGGACCGCACCCGCCAACTGGTTGCCCAGCGCCAGGAGCTGGCCAGCGCCACCGCCCAGCGCCTGGGCGCCGTGCAGCAGGCCCTGGCGACTCTGGAGCCGCAGGTGCGCGAGGAGCGCTCGAAGATCCAGGCACAGGTACGCGTCATCCAGGGCGCACTGATCGCCCTGATCCTCGCCACCGCGCTGCTCATCGACACCCTGCAACGCCGTTTGGCGCGCGTGCTCGGTCAGTTGGTCCCGGCGCTCTCGACCTGGGCGCGCGGGGACTTCGCCACGCCCATCGCGCTGAACACCCGCACCCGCGACCTGGTGGAACTGCAGGAATCGCTGAACCGCCTGCGCGACTTCCTCGGCACCCTGGTCGGCACCATCCACCAGCGCGCCGAGGAAGTGGCCGGCAGCAGCCGCGCCCTGGCCGAACTCAGCGGCGGCCTGCACGCCGGGGCCGAGCGCCAGGCCAGCGATACCGGGGAAATCCGCGACGCGCTGGGCGACATGGAGGCGGCCATCCAGCAGGTGGCCGGCGACGCCAGCCAGGCGGCCTCGGCCAGCCATGCCGCCGGCGCGGCCGTCGAACAGGGACAGCAGGTCATCGGCAACAGCCTCAATGGCATGCGCGCGCTGGTGGACGAAGTGCAGAGCAACGCCCAGGCCATCGAGAACCTGGCGGAAGAATCGGCCACCATCGGCAACGTGCTGGGGGTGATCCGCTCCATCGCCGAACAGACCAACCTGCTGGCGCTCAACGCCGCCATCGAGGCCGCGCGCGCCGGTGAACAAGGCCGCGGGTTCGCCGTCGTGGCCGAGGAAGTGCGCTCGCTGGCCCTGCGCACCGCCGGCGCCACCGAGGAAATCCAGCAGCTCACCAAACGCCTGCAACAGGCCGCGCGACAATCGGTGGAAGCGATGCGCAGCCAGGTCGAGCATGCGGAAATCACTGCCAACCAGGCCGGCGCCGCCGAGGGCGCGCTGGACGAGGTGGTCGGCGCCATCCGCACCATCGCCAGCATGGCCGAACGCATTGCCGAAAGCTCTGCGCAACAGAGTGGCGCGGTCAGTGAAATCCGCTCACACAGCGAACGCATCCACGAACTGGGTAGCCAGAACCTGCGCCTGATCGGCCAGGGACGCAGCCAGGGCGAACAGTTGCAGGAGCTGGGCGGGGCATTGCATACCGCTGTGCGGGCGTTCCGGGTGTAA
- a CDS encoding response regulator — MTELDDPSLDRLKHHFAQRVIHQARHLLEVWQRLSRSEWNSAGMAELAEACLRLQRYAERFEQAEHADLAKAIDQCLRAVQDNRGRLSSELITELNRLMQRLSRTGLRHGDQFEHTHLPPLRKPVYLALQDLERAERLAQQLEFFGMAAQPCEHANAFRAAMADRHPAAIVMEIDFGGGQGLALADEAQAGLKQKLPVLFFSHEETDTPTRLAAARAGGQDFFSGALDASGLLEKIETLTRVAHYEPFRVLIVDDSRAQAAHTEMVLNSAGIVTRALTAPLSVMAELAEFQPDLIILDMYMPECLGTELAKVIRQHERYVSVPIIYLSAEDDLDKQLDAMSEGGDDFLTKPIKPRHLIATVRNRAARARSLKARMVRDSLTGLYNHTHTLQLLDDARFRARREERPLTFAMLDIDHFKRVNDTYGHPMGDRVIKSLALFLKQRLRKTDHIGRYGGEEFAVVLPDTDAAAARKVLEEIRQRFAEIHYPAQPHDLSCTFSCGIAELGEEMDIKTLAKQADEALYTAKHGGRNRVEVFK; from the coding sequence GTGGAACAGCGCCGGAATGGCCGAGCTGGCCGAGGCCTGCCTGCGCCTGCAGCGCTACGCCGAACGCTTCGAGCAGGCCGAGCACGCCGACCTCGCCAAGGCCATCGACCAGTGCCTGCGCGCCGTGCAGGACAACCGCGGGCGCCTGTCCAGCGAGCTGATCACCGAGCTAAACCGGCTGATGCAGCGCCTGTCGCGCACCGGCCTGCGCCATGGCGACCAGTTCGAGCACACCCACCTGCCGCCGCTGCGCAAGCCGGTCTACCTGGCCCTGCAGGACCTGGAGCGCGCCGAGCGCCTGGCCCAGCAGCTGGAATTCTTCGGCATGGCCGCGCAGCCCTGCGAGCACGCCAACGCCTTCCGCGCCGCCATGGCAGACCGCCATCCGGCAGCCATCGTCATGGAAATCGACTTCGGGGGCGGCCAGGGCCTGGCCCTGGCCGACGAGGCCCAGGCGGGCCTGAAGCAGAAACTGCCGGTGCTGTTCTTCAGCCATGAGGAAACCGACACCCCAACCCGCCTGGCTGCCGCCCGCGCCGGTGGCCAGGACTTCTTCAGCGGCGCGCTGGACGCTTCCGGCCTGCTGGAGAAGATCGAGACGCTGACCCGCGTGGCTCATTACGAGCCGTTCCGCGTACTGATCGTCGACGACTCCCGCGCCCAGGCCGCGCACACCGAGATGGTCCTCAACAGCGCCGGCATCGTCACCCGCGCGCTCACCGCGCCGCTGTCGGTGATGGCCGAGCTGGCCGAGTTCCAGCCGGACCTGATCATCCTCGACATGTACATGCCCGAATGCCTGGGTACCGAGCTGGCCAAGGTGATCCGCCAGCACGAGCGCTACGTCAGCGTGCCGATCATCTACCTGTCCGCCGAGGACGACCTGGACAAGCAGCTGGACGCCATGAGCGAAGGCGGCGACGACTTCCTCACCAAGCCGATCAAGCCGCGCCACCTGATCGCCACCGTGCGCAACCGCGCCGCCCGCGCCCGCAGCCTCAAGGCGCGGATGGTGCGCGACAGCCTGACCGGCCTGTACAACCACACCCATACCCTGCAATTGCTCGACGATGCCCGCTTCCGCGCGCGCCGCGAGGAGCGCCCGCTGACGTTCGCGATGCTCGACATCGACCACTTCAAACGGGTCAACGACACCTATGGCCACCCCATGGGCGACCGGGTGATCAAGAGCCTGGCGCTGTTCCTCAAGCAGCGCCTGCGCAAGACAGATCACATCGGCCGCTACGGCGGCGAGGAATTCGCCGTGGTGCTGCCGGACACCGACGCCGCGGCCGCGCGCAAGGTGCTGGAGGAAATCCGCCAGCGCTTCGCCGAGATCCACTACCCGGCGCAGCCCCATGACCTCTCCTGCACCTTCAGCTGCGGCATCGCCGAGCTGGGCGAGGAGATGGACATCAAGACCCTCGCCAAGCAGGCTGACGAGGCGCTGTACACCGCCAAACACGGTGGCCGAAATCGCGTCGAGGTCTTCAAGTAA